One window of Leptotrichia sp. oral taxon 498 genomic DNA carries:
- the lysS gene encoding lysine--tRNA ligase: MSNQKNRTPNDNGIIKEKLKKVAELKEMGIEPYGRTYNKENDISEINKYDETCDKVFKTAGRIVGFRRMGKNGFGKLQDPTGQIQYYVKKEEVGEEQYEIYKKLGLGDFLGVEGSLFRTKTGELTLRVKSFEVLSKNVRPLPEKFHGLTNVETRYRQRYVDLVMNREVMETMKKRFQVIRFFRSYLEKKGFTEVETPMMHPIAGGATARPFVTHHNALDMELFLRIAPELYLKRLLVGGFEKVFEINRSFRNEGISVKHNPEFTMMELYQAYADFNDMMDLTEDLISNLTLELHGKYDIEYEDKTINMAKPWRRVTMKEIVKEKTGFDFDSISSDEEAVSIAKEFGIPLEKDKTYTKFGILNLFFEEKVEETLISPTFVTEYPKEISPLSKNQKGETEWVDRFELFISGREFANAYSELNDPQDQKERFEEQVKLKEAGDDEAQGMDLDYIRALEYGMPPAGGLGIGIDRLVMLQTNSASIRDVILFPTLRKEDIDL; the protein is encoded by the coding sequence ATGAGTAATCAAAAAAATCGAACGCCAAATGACAATGGTATAATAAAAGAAAAATTAAAAAAAGTAGCTGAATTAAAAGAGATGGGAATTGAGCCTTATGGAAGAACTTATAACAAAGAAAACGATATTTCCGAAATCAATAAATATGATGAAACATGCGACAAAGTATTTAAAACAGCGGGAAGAATTGTAGGATTCAGAAGAATGGGGAAAAATGGATTTGGAAAGTTGCAAGATCCAACTGGGCAAATTCAATATTATGTGAAAAAAGAAGAAGTGGGGGAAGAACAATACGAAATTTATAAAAAATTGGGACTTGGAGATTTTCTTGGAGTTGAAGGATCGTTATTTAGAACTAAAACTGGAGAATTGACATTAAGAGTAAAATCTTTTGAAGTTTTATCAAAAAATGTAAGACCGCTTCCAGAAAAATTTCATGGATTAACTAATGTGGAAACTCGTTACAGACAAAGATATGTTGATTTAGTAATGAACAGGGAAGTTATGGAAACTATGAAAAAAAGATTTCAAGTTATTAGATTTTTTAGAAGCTATTTAGAAAAAAAAGGTTTTACTGAAGTTGAAACTCCGATGATGCATCCAATTGCTGGAGGAGCGACTGCAAGACCATTTGTAACACATCATAATGCTCTTGATATGGAGTTATTTTTAAGAATTGCACCAGAACTTTATTTAAAAAGATTATTAGTCGGTGGATTTGAAAAAGTATTTGAAATAAACAGAAGTTTTAGAAATGAAGGAATTTCTGTAAAACATAATCCAGAGTTTACAATGATGGAGCTTTATCAAGCTTACGCTGATTTTAATGATATGATGGACTTGACAGAAGACTTAATTTCAAATCTAACTTTAGAGCTTCACGGAAAATATGATATTGAATATGAAGATAAGACAATTAATATGGCAAAACCTTGGAGAAGAGTTACAATGAAAGAAATTGTAAAAGAAAAAACTGGATTTGATTTCGATTCAATTTCAAGCGATGAAGAAGCTGTTTCAATCGCAAAAGAATTCGGAATTCCTTTAGAAAAAGATAAAACTTATACAAAATTTGGAATCTTAAATTTATTCTTTGAAGAAAAAGTTGAAGAAACATTGATTAGCCCAACATTTGTAACAGAATATCCAAAAGAAATTTCACCGCTTTCAAAAAATCAAAAAGGTGAAACTGAGTGGGTGGATAGATTTGAGCTATTTATTTCAGGAAGAGAGTTTGCAAATGCGTACTCGGAATTAAACGACCCGCAAGATCAAAAGGAAAGATTTGAAGAGCAGGTTAAATTAAAAGAAGCAGGAGATGATGAAGCTCAAGGAATGGATTTAGACTACATAAGAGCACTGGAATATGGAATGCCACCTGCAGGAGGACTTGGAATCGGAATAGATAGACTTGTTATGTTACAGACAAATTCTGCTTCAATAAGAGATGTCATTTTATTTCCAACTCTTAGAAAAGAAGACATTGATTTATAA
- a CDS encoding SPOR domain-containing protein, whose translation MSYRLNPYKILRSVAILVVIICLGVLTFNFKKSKETTTNEIKKDVKVREKNFFKSKDYKNNLTLPQKNIEENNKNVINDLKTDDNKTKNINLQDAEKDKDNKKNEDEKKIQEKIKEQQRNNRQELEKQKQKAKEEAARIEKEKAQRAKVESTKGPKKYIQVASVKTEASARSITKKLGGNFYYKKTVVNGKTAYVVMSNMTNDQNKLNSMQKTVKSRYGGSYMVRGTGK comes from the coding sequence ATGAGTTATCGATTAAATCCGTATAAAATTTTGAGAAGCGTGGCAATTCTAGTAGTTATTATTTGTCTAGGAGTTCTTACTTTTAATTTTAAAAAGTCTAAAGAAACTACAACAAATGAAATAAAAAAAGATGTAAAAGTCAGAGAAAAAAATTTTTTTAAATCTAAAGATTATAAAAATAACTTGACTTTGCCACAAAAAAATATTGAAGAAAATAATAAAAATGTCATAAATGATTTAAAGACTGATGACAACAAAACAAAAAATATAAATTTACAAGATGCAGAAAAAGATAAAGATAATAAAAAAAATGAAGATGAAAAAAAAATTCAGGAAAAGATTAAAGAACAACAAAGAAATAATCGACAAGAATTAGAAAAACAAAAACAAAAGGCAAAAGAGGAAGCCGCAAGAATTGAAAAGGAAAAAGCACAAAGAGCAAAAGTTGAATCCACAAAAGGTCCCAAAAAATATATTCAAGTGGCATCTGTAAAAACAGAGGCCTCAGCTAGAAGTATAACAAAAAAATTAGGTGGAAATTTTTATTATAAAAAAACGGTTGTGAATGGAAAAACAGCATATGTTGTGATGTCTAATATGACAAATGACCAAAATAAATTAAATTCTATGCAAAAAACTGTAAAATCTAGATATGGCGGTAGTTATATGGTAAGAGGCACAGGAAAATAA
- the mvaD gene encoding diphosphomevalonate decarboxylase, giving the protein MEKVKSYANIAIIKYWGKKDKQKMIPATSSISLTLKDLYTETEIEFIDDAEIKKEVEKNGEKFSGVRDLFFLNSELQDKIHTEKISKVVDLFRTQENEKNKKVKIKTTNNMPTAAGLSSSSSGLSAIIKACNKLFKKNLSQEQLAQISKYGSGSSARSFFGPVAAWDKDSGEIYKVKTDLKLAMIVLVLSKSKKDVSSRDGMERCVKTSTYFEEWVEQSEIDFENMKKYLQDNDFEKVGKLTEENALRMHRTTETSNPPFSYFLPQTYKAMEFVKNLRDKDSEKCYFTMDAGPNVKVLCLEEDLERLAGIFSKKYEIIMSRTVEL; this is encoded by the coding sequence ATGGAAAAGGTGAAGTCGTATGCAAATATAGCGATTATAAAATATTGGGGAAAAAAAGATAAACAAAAAATGATACCAGCGACAAGCAGTATTTCTTTAACTTTGAAAGATTTGTATACGGAAACGGAAATTGAATTTATAGATGACGCAGAAATAAAAAAAGAAGTAGAAAAAAATGGAGAAAAATTTTCTGGAGTTAGAGATTTATTTTTTTTAAACAGTGAGCTGCAAGATAAAATTCATACAGAAAAAATTAGCAAAGTAGTGGATTTGTTTAGAACGCAAGAAAATGAAAAAAATAAAAAAGTTAAAATTAAAACGACAAATAATATGCCAACAGCAGCGGGACTTTCTTCAAGTTCAAGCGGATTATCAGCTATAATAAAAGCGTGTAACAAATTATTCAAAAAAAATTTATCTCAAGAACAACTGGCACAAATTTCTAAATATGGTTCGGGTTCTTCTGCCAGAAGTTTTTTTGGACCTGTTGCCGCTTGGGACAAGGATAGTGGGGAAATTTATAAAGTGAAAACTGATTTAAAATTGGCGATGATTGTTTTAGTTTTAAGCAAGAGTAAAAAAGATGTGTCGAGTCGGGATGGAATGGAGCGTTGTGTAAAAACTTCGACATATTTTGAAGAGTGGGTAGAACAATCAGAAATTGATTTTGAAAATATGAAAAAGTACTTGCAAGATAATGATTTTGAAAAAGTTGGGAAATTAACGGAGGAAAATGCGTTAAGAATGCATAGGACGACTGAAACATCAAATCCGCCATTTTCATATTTTTTGCCTCAAACTTATAAAGCTATGGAATTTGTAAAAAATTTAAGAGATAAGGATAGCGAAAAATGCTATTTTACGATGGATGCGGGTCCAAATGTAAAAGTTCTTTGCTTGGAAGAAGATTTGGAAAGATTGGCAGGAATATTTTCTAAAAAATATGAAATAATTATGAGCAGAACTGTTGAATTGTAA
- a CDS encoding D-alanine--D-alanine ligase, translated as MSKIRVGVIRGGVSTEREISLKTGSEIVANLNRDKYEVFDIVIEKENEVFEKVKDLNLDFAYIALHGVFGEDGRIQAILQSLGVAYSGPGVMSSAVCMDKEFSKRIVAGYGVRIAKWISVRRGETANFDEIKEKLGDKVVVKPNSGGSSIGVSFVSNQEELDKGLDLVFSMDKEALIEEVLTGVEISVPVIDGKVFPTIRIEALAGDYFDFESKYAKGGAKEYVYEFSEKVQNEINKFAKDSYYGLKCESFSRIDFMVVNEDTPYFMEVNTLPGMTAASLLPKSTASLGYNYEQTLDLLINSSIHVER; from the coding sequence ATGAGTAAAATAAGAGTAGGAGTAATAAGAGGTGGAGTTTCGACAGAAAGAGAAATTTCATTGAAAACTGGAAGTGAGATTGTAGCAAATTTGAATAGGGACAAATATGAAGTGTTTGATATTGTAATTGAAAAGGAAAATGAAGTTTTTGAAAAAGTAAAAGATTTAAATCTTGATTTTGCTTATATTGCACTTCATGGAGTTTTCGGAGAAGATGGAAGAATACAGGCCATTTTACAAAGTCTTGGAGTAGCATACAGTGGGCCTGGCGTGATGTCAAGTGCAGTTTGTATGGACAAGGAATTTTCTAAAAGAATTGTCGCAGGATACGGAGTTAGAATTGCAAAATGGATAAGCGTTCGTCGTGGAGAAACTGCGAATTTCGATGAAATAAAAGAAAAATTGGGAGATAAAGTTGTTGTAAAACCAAATAGCGGAGGTTCAAGCATCGGAGTAAGCTTTGTTTCTAATCAAGAAGAACTTGACAAAGGGCTTGATTTGGTGTTTAGCATGGATAAAGAAGCTCTTATTGAAGAAGTTTTAACTGGAGTTGAAATTAGTGTTCCTGTGATTGATGGAAAAGTTTTTCCAACTATAAGAATCGAAGCACTTGCAGGGGATTACTTTGACTTTGAATCTAAATATGCAAAAGGTGGGGCAAAAGAATATGTCTATGAATTTAGTGAAAAAGTTCAAAACGAAATAAATAAATTTGCAAAAGATAGCTATTATGGGCTAAAATGTGAAAGTTTTTCAAGAATAGACTTTATGGTGGTAAATGAAGACACGCCTTATTTTATGGAAGTAAATACGCTACCTGGAATGACTGCCGCAAGTTTACTCCCTAAAAGTACAGCTTCTCTAGGTTATAATTACGAACAGACATTGGATTTATTAATAAATTCTTCGATTCATGTAGAGAGATAA
- a CDS encoding 23S rRNA (pseudouridine(1915)-N(3))-methyltransferase RlmH, with protein sequence MIRINIVCVGKIKEKYIKDGIEEFLKRLSKYVKLDIIELTEEDDNKGIKNAVDVETQRIIDAISKKNYSYSILLDLSGKMMTSVEMAEKIEKISLTSSEINFIIGGSNGVADKLREIVNFRLAFSNFTFPHQLMRLILVEQIYRWISINNNIKYHK encoded by the coding sequence ATGATAAGAATTAATATAGTGTGTGTTGGAAAGATTAAAGAAAAGTATATAAAAGATGGAATAGAAGAATTTTTAAAAAGGTTGTCAAAATATGTAAAATTAGATATAATCGAATTAACTGAAGAAGATGACAACAAAGGGATAAAAAATGCCGTAGATGTTGAAACACAAAGAATAATAGATGCAATTAGTAAAAAAAATTATTCATACAGCATTTTGCTGGATTTATCTGGAAAGATGATGACATCTGTGGAGATGGCAGAAAAAATAGAGAAAATTTCGCTTACAAGCAGTGAAATTAATTTTATAATCGGCGGCTCAAATGGAGTGGCTGACAAACTTAGAGAAATTGTCAATTTTAGGTTAGCATTTTCTAACTTTACATTTCCGCATCAATTGATGCGACTTATATTAGTTGAACAAATATATAGATGGATTTCGATAAATAATAATATAAAATATCATAAATAG
- a CDS encoding DUF1934 family protein codes for MKIKIKSLDKFSQNYEKVFELTKVIDLDEKKEYHYSDEYGRCKIVDYNDFVEIYRRGEINSKQVFKVSEHTPFIYMTKQFHTKYKIFTKKFEKENDKMMLEYDIMDDDNVINNIKLNIYFMKK; via the coding sequence ATGAAAATAAAAATAAAAAGCTTGGATAAATTTTCACAAAATTATGAAAAAGTGTTTGAACTTACAAAAGTAATAGATTTGGACGAAAAGAAAGAGTATCATTACAGCGACGAATATGGAAGGTGTAAAATCGTTGACTACAATGATTTTGTCGAGATTTACCGTCGCGGAGAAATCAATTCAAAGCAAGTGTTTAAAGTCAGTGAACATACACCATTTATTTATATGACAAAGCAATTTCATACAAAATATAAAATTTTTACAAAAAAATTTGAAAAAGAAAATGACAAAATGATGTTAGAATATGATATAATGGATGATGACAATGTAATAAACAACATAAAATTAAATATTTATTTTATGAAAAAATAA
- a CDS encoding Hsp33 family molecular chaperone HslO, which translates to MGKKSELIRGTSKCARFFVCDTTQVVKEVQNIHRLDAIATVNFGKLLTAAAMMGKDLKVADGLISVEISGDGAYGKMVATANMKGHVKGYVGNTSNAKLVDKDGNFVRDEKGRIKLIGDGIMQVRKDIGLKMPFSGMVALENQDIADIVASYFLQSEQIKSVVALGVKLNEDGSVNRAGGYLIQLLPGAEDDFIDKLEDKLRKIRSITELLNGGFSLERIVELLYEDISVFEETEDVDGNHKKKYVENFEILEKSEIEYKCNCSRETFLKGLITLGKEQIDEILKEQGKIEVECHFCGKKHQFEKKDFEGVF; encoded by the coding sequence ATGGGAAAAAAATCAGAATTGATAAGAGGGACAAGTAAATGTGCCAGATTTTTTGTCTGTGATACTACACAAGTTGTGAAAGAAGTACAAAATATACACAGACTGGATGCGATTGCAACAGTTAATTTTGGAAAACTGCTTACTGCCGCAGCTATGATGGGAAAGGATTTGAAAGTGGCAGATGGACTTATTTCGGTGGAAATAAGCGGTGACGGAGCTTATGGGAAAATGGTTGCAACTGCGAATATGAAAGGCCATGTAAAAGGATATGTTGGAAATACTTCAAATGCTAAACTTGTAGACAAAGATGGAAATTTCGTGAGAGATGAAAAAGGGAGAATTAAACTTATTGGCGATGGAATAATGCAAGTTAGAAAAGATATTGGACTAAAAATGCCTTTTTCAGGAATGGTTGCGCTAGAAAACCAAGATATAGCAGATATTGTTGCAAGTTATTTTTTACAGTCGGAACAAATAAAGTCAGTTGTTGCACTTGGAGTAAAACTTAACGAAGATGGAAGCGTGAATCGTGCAGGAGGTTATTTAATTCAGCTTCTTCCTGGCGCAGAAGATGATTTTATAGATAAACTGGAAGATAAGTTAAGAAAAATTAGAAGTATTACAGAATTATTAAATGGTGGATTTAGTCTTGAGAGAATAGTTGAGCTTTTGTATGAAGATATTTCGGTGTTTGAAGAAACTGAAGATGTTGATGGAAATCATAAAAAGAAGTATGTTGAAAATTTTGAAATTTTGGAAAAAAGTGAAATTGAGTATAAATGTAACTGTTCAAGAGAAACATTTTTAAAGGGTTTAATCACTTTGGGAAAAGAGCAAATTGATGAAATCTTGAAAGAGCAAGGGAAAATTGAAGTGGAATGTCATTTTTGTGGGAAAAAACACCAATTTGAAAAAAAAGATTTTGAAGGAGTATTTTAA
- a CDS encoding 5'-methylthioadenosine/adenosylhomocysteine nucleosidase gives MIGIIGAVDEEAAEIKKEIKDIKEEVISGIPFFRGKFNEKEVVFVQSGIGKVNAAITATLLVEKFDVKTVIFSGVAGSLSKNLKVGDVVAGVDVIQHDVDATAFGYKIGQIPQMKQWAFESDKNLLEKVQNISHKVIFGRILTGDQFISKKDVKIKLGKDFSALCVDMESGAVAQVCSRLNVKFLIIRSISDSITDESDIEYCSFVKLAAKNSKEILKEII, from the coding sequence ATGATTGGAATTATTGGAGCCGTCGATGAAGAAGCGGCTGAAATAAAAAAAGAAATTAAAGATATAAAAGAAGAAGTGATAAGTGGAATTCCTTTTTTTCGTGGAAAATTTAATGAGAAAGAAGTCGTTTTTGTCCAGTCGGGGATTGGAAAGGTGAATGCGGCGATTACTGCGACGCTGTTAGTAGAAAAATTTGATGTAAAAACTGTTATTTTTTCGGGGGTCGCAGGTTCGTTAAGTAAAAATTTGAAAGTTGGAGATGTCGTTGCGGGAGTTGATGTTATTCAGCACGATGTCGATGCTACAGCGTTTGGCTATAAAATAGGTCAGATTCCGCAGATGAAACAGTGGGCTTTTGAATCGGATAAAAATCTTTTGGAAAAAGTTCAAAATATAAGTCATAAAGTTATTTTTGGAAGAATTTTGACTGGGGATCAGTTTATTAGTAAAAAAGATGTAAAAATAAAACTGGGTAAAGATTTTTCAGCGCTTTGCGTGGATATGGAAAGTGGTGCTGTCGCGCAAGTTTGTAGTCGTCTAAATGTTAAATTTTTAATAATTCGTTCTATTTCAGATAGCATTACCGACGAGTCAGATATAGAGTACTGCAGCTTTGTAAAATTGGCAGCAAAAAATTCAAAAGAAATTTTGAAGGAAATAATATAA
- the mutL gene encoding DNA mismatch repair endonuclease MutL, which yields MGIIRILDESVSNIIAAGEVVENPASMIKEMIENSLDAKATMIKIEVFKSGVDVKISDNGIGMDKDDTLLSVERHATSKISKKEDVFNLKTYGFRGEALSSIAAVSKLTILTRTKDSSVGYKISSYGGVVRNFEEVSKNVGTEVEVRDLFYNTPARKKFLRKTSTEYSKIREIVLKEALANSDVSFSLDLDGKKILQTSGNGMENTILELFGKSVLKNLKKFEYGYLGNVEILRSTKDFLFTFVNNRYVKSLTIERAIIDGYYTKLMKGKYPFAIIFYNTDPKEIDVNVHPSKKIVKFSNDKIVYSEIKSAIDDFFYYADRENWQPNIDLIKKNINLNEKKEMKDDLFSDEVPKIEENKFFSLETFDGKIENEEKNQKNKENKKNKEYEENGENKENEIGENKNKNYFFDKFFENKKIEKINEKTDEIFEKNDKTWEIDRSKNKSENYKVGTFEKRVGEQIEYDILGQIFDTYILVKRNDELEIYDQHIIHERILYEELKEKFYGKKIDSTQLLIPKKMEVTSIEKEIIFENIEIFNNFGFEIDEFYENEILIRAVPIFDFRESCENVFEKLLNDLKNEVEIKDLREKIIISMSCRGAVKAGQKLSFDEMQNMVRRIHEVGKYTCPHGRPIIVKLTKSDLDKMFGRRK from the coding sequence TTGGGAATTATAAGGATTTTGGATGAAAGTGTGTCTAATATCATTGCCGCTGGAGAAGTTGTGGAAAATCCAGCTTCGATGATTAAAGAGATGATTGAAAATTCTTTGGATGCCAAAGCTACGATGATTAAAATCGAAGTTTTTAAGTCGGGAGTCGATGTAAAAATTAGTGATAATGGGATTGGAATGGATAAAGATGATACACTTTTATCGGTAGAGCGACACGCCACTTCTAAAATTTCAAAAAAGGAAGATGTATTTAATTTGAAAACTTATGGTTTTCGGGGAGAAGCGCTTTCTTCAATTGCAGCTGTTTCAAAGTTGACAATTTTGACAAGAACAAAAGATAGCTCAGTGGGATATAAGATTTCAAGCTATGGCGGAGTTGTGAGAAATTTTGAAGAGGTTTCAAAAAATGTTGGAACGGAAGTGGAAGTGCGAGATTTGTTTTACAACACTCCTGCAAGAAAAAAATTTTTGAGAAAAACTTCTACGGAATATTCCAAAATTAGAGAAATTGTGCTAAAAGAAGCACTTGCAAATAGCGATGTTTCATTTTCATTGGATTTGGATGGGAAAAAAATTCTTCAGACAAGTGGAAATGGAATGGAAAATACGATTTTGGAGTTGTTTGGAAAATCAGTTTTAAAAAATTTGAAAAAATTTGAGTATGGATATTTGGGAAATGTGGAAATTTTGAGAAGTACAAAAGACTTTTTATTTACTTTTGTAAATAACAGATACGTAAAATCGTTGACAATTGAAAGAGCAATAATAGATGGTTACTATACAAAACTTATGAAAGGGAAATATCCTTTTGCTATAATTTTTTATAATACTGACCCAAAAGAAATTGATGTCAATGTTCATCCGTCTAAAAAAATAGTCAAATTTTCCAATGATAAAATCGTTTACAGTGAAATAAAATCAGCTATAGATGACTTTTTTTACTATGCTGACAGGGAAAATTGGCAGCCGAATATTGATTTGATTAAAAAAAATATAAATTTGAACGAGAAAAAAGAAATGAAAGATGATTTATTTTCTGATGAAGTTCCAAAAATTGAAGAAAATAAATTTTTTAGCCTTGAAACTTTTGATGGGAAAATTGAAAATGAAGAAAAAAATCAAAAGAACAAAGAAAATAAAAAAAATAAAGAATATGAAGAAAACGGGGAAAATAAAGAGAACGAAATTGGAGAAAATAAAAATAAAAATTATTTTTTTGATAAATTTTTTGAAAATAAAAAAATAGAAAAAATAAATGAAAAAACTGATGAAATTTTTGAGAAAAATGATAAAACTTGGGAAATTGACCGAAGTAAAAATAAAAGTGAAAATTATAAAGTTGGGACATTTGAAAAGCGAGTTGGAGAGCAAATTGAGTATGACATTTTGGGACAGATTTTCGACACTTATATTTTAGTTAAAAGAAATGACGAACTTGAAATTTATGACCAGCACATCATTCATGAGAGAATTTTGTACGAAGAATTAAAAGAAAAATTTTATGGAAAAAAAATTGATTCAACTCAGCTTTTGATTCCAAAAAAAATGGAAGTTACTTCGATTGAAAAAGAAATTATATTTGAAAATATTGAGATTTTTAACAATTTTGGATTTGAAATTGACGAATTTTATGAAAATGAGATTTTAATCCGAGCGGTACCGATTTTTGATTTTAGAGAAAGTTGTGAAAATGTTTTTGAAAAATTGTTGAATGATTTGAAAAATGAAGTTGAAATAAAAGATTTAAGAGAAAAAATTATTATTTCGATGTCTTGCAGAGGTGCAGTAAAAGCTGGACAAAAGTTATCTTTTGACGAGATGCAAAATATGGTGAGAAGAATCCACGAAGTCGGCAAATATACTTGTCCCCATGGTCGACCAATCATCGTAAAACTTACTAAGAGCGATTTGGATAAAATGTTTGGAAGAAGAAAATAA
- the mvk gene encoding mevalonate kinase, with protein MKKGIGKAHSKIILLGEHSVVYGYPAIAVPLKNIEIECEILESKTNFCYNENDTLSVAIFTALKYLKKEKEKIKYSIKSEIPPKRGMGSSAAVSIAAIRAVFDYFGQKIETDLLEKLVNVAEITAHQNPSGLDAKTCLSEKPIKFIKNKGFSYIDINLGAYLVIADSGIYGNTKEAVEKVRKLGKIAKEPLKKLGELTEKFESLIKNKFSGEKIKKIGQIMISANDELKKIGVTISKTEMFVKKAIENGASGAKISGGGLGGCIIALCKSQKIAKNVKKMLIENGAVNIWIEKI; from the coding sequence ATGAAAAAAGGTATTGGAAAAGCGCACAGTAAAATTATATTGCTGGGAGAACATTCTGTTGTTTATGGTTATCCTGCGATTGCCGTTCCGCTAAAAAATATTGAAATTGAATGTGAGATTTTAGAGAGCAAGACAAATTTTTGCTACAATGAAAATGACACTCTTTCAGTTGCAATTTTTACGGCACTAAAATATTTGAAAAAAGAAAAAGAAAAAATAAAATATAGCATAAAATCAGAAATTCCGCCAAAAAGGGGAATGGGTTCGTCAGCGGCAGTGAGTATTGCGGCGATTCGAGCGGTATTTGACTATTTTGGTCAAAAAATCGAAACTGATTTGCTGGAAAAATTGGTAAATGTTGCAGAAATCACAGCACATCAAAATCCAAGCGGCCTGGATGCCAAAACTTGTCTGAGTGAAAAGCCAATAAAATTTATAAAAAATAAAGGATTTTCATATATTGATATAAATTTGGGAGCGTATTTAGTTATTGCAGATTCAGGAATTTATGGAAACACAAAAGAAGCCGTGGAAAAAGTGAGAAAATTGGGAAAAATTGCAAAAGAGCCGTTAAAAAAGCTGGGAGAATTGACTGAAAAATTTGAAAGTTTGATAAAAAATAAATTTAGTGGTGAAAAGATAAAAAAAATTGGACAAATAATGATAAGTGCAAACGATGAGCTAAAAAAAATAGGTGTTACAATTAGTAAAACGGAAATGTTTGTAAAAAAGGCGATTGAAAATGGAGCAAGTGGAGCAAAAATTTCAGGTGGAGGATTGGGAGGCTGTATTATCGCTCTTTGCAAGTCACAAAAAATTGCAAAAAATGTAAAAAAAATGTTGATTGAAAATGGAGCAGTCAATATTTGGATTGAAAAAATTTAA